From the Euphorbia lathyris chromosome 6, ddEupLath1.1, whole genome shotgun sequence genome, one window contains:
- the LOC136232202 gene encoding factor of DNA methylation 4-like, with protein sequence MAEEQKREKEKLRQEILDLEKKLYDGQPLELKMKVEIEEMKGELQVMQQMKEEKDMEMKKKMDAIQKQLEKKVEEVDKLDSLNQTLIVKELMTNNQLQDARKELITGLSENSGASIGVKKMGELDSRPFHAAAKRKFSAIEADTKAAELCSLWDEYLRDPNWHPFKVIQKEGRCEEILNEDDERLKELKSELGEEVYDAVTTSLKEINEYNPSGRYLVKEIWNIKQNRKATVKEGVTHILKQLTKIKRS encoded by the exons ATGGCTGAAGAACAAAAG agagaaaaagagaaactCCGTCAGGAAATTCTTGATCTAGAGAAGAAACTTTACGATGGACAACCATTAGAGTTAAAGATGAAGGTTGAGATTGAAGAAATGAAAGGGGAATTACAAGTAATGCAGCagatgaaagaagaaaaagacatGGAGATGAAGAAAAAGATGGATGCAATACAGAAACAATTAGAGAAAAAAGTAGAAGAAGTAGATAAGTTAGATTCTCTTAATCAAACTCTTATTGTCAAGGAGCTTATGACTAACAACCAGTTGCAAGATGCACGTAAGGAATTAATAACG GGATTAAGTGAAAATAGCGGTGCTAGTATTGGTGTGAAGAAAATGGGCGAGCTTGATAGTAGACCCTTCCATGCTGCAGCTAAGAGAAAATTTTCTGCTATAGAAGCTGATACGAAAGCAGCAGAATTATGTTCATTATGGGATGAATATCTGCGAGACCCTAACTGGCACCCGTTTAAAGTCATTCAAAAGGAGGGCCGTTGTGAG GAGATACTtaatgaagatgatgaaagacTGAAAGAATTGAAAAGTGAACTTGGTGAAGAAGTTTACGATGCTGTCACCACAAGTTTGAAAGAAATTAAtgagtacaacccaagtggaaggtaCTTGGTcaaggaaatttggaatatAAAGCAGAATCGAAAGGCGACAGTGAAAGAGGGAGTAACACATATACTCAAGCAATTGACCAAAATTAAGAGATCTTGA